A segment of the Anaerolineae bacterium genome:
GTCGCGCAACACTCCCTCGCGCCGACGGGCGATGCCGGCCTCGATGCCGGTGCGGTATTGCAGGGCCCGCTCTACTTCGGCCTGCAGGTGGGGGAGACGAAGCCGGCGGGGGTCGAAGCGCTGGCGCAGCATGTCGGCCACTACGCGCTCAGTGGTGCGGACATCGGTGATGCTGGTCCATACGATCAGGGCTTCAGCCAACAGGAACAGGATGAGCCAGTACCACCACCGCCAGAAGGGGAAGGGACGAGGGAACAGGCCGATGGCCAGGATGGCCAGGGCGATGGTGACGGCGCTCTCCAGCCGGAAGAGGGCGTGCTCGAGGATGGCGACCAAGGATCTGCGCCTCAGAGTGGACTCACCCATCCTGCATTCTCTCCAGTGCCTCCCGGAGGCCAGCGGCTACTTCATCCAGGTAGCTGCGATCGCCTCGGGCCCGGCCCAGGGCCTGGATGCGGAAGCCGTCGCCGGGGTAGCGAGGAATGACGTGTAGGTGGGCGTGCATGACCACCTGGCCGGCCGGCCGCTCGTTCGCCATCCAGAGATTGACGCCGGAGGCGGAGAGGGCGCGCTTGGCCGCCCTGGCCACCTTGGCTCCGACCAGCATGAGGGCCGAGCTGTCCTCGTCGGGCAGGTCGTACAGGTTCTCCCAGTGCTCGACGGGGACCACCAGGGTATGACCGCGGGTGATGGGGTTGATATCCATGAAGGCCAGGGTCCGATCGTCTCGGTAGACGACGCTAGCCGGTGCCTCGCCAGCGATGATGCGGCAGAACACACATTCGGCTCGATAGGTGGTGGATGGCATCGAGTTCCCCTCGGCCGGGCCAAGCTGGGCGGGTCCGTTCCTGACTGTGCCGTTAGTGTAGCACCAGGAGCGGGGTCTTGGTAAGCGGAGAGGGCGGGCGAGGCGCGGGCGCCGGGTTCGCGATGCTCAGAGCTTGCGGAGGGATGAGCTCCGGCCCCGGCAGCCGGGTCCTGACGCCTGCGCACCCAGAGCAGCGGGTTGACCAGCTCGGTGCCTGCTGGTACGCTGCCGTGGCCATTACGGTTCGGTAATACTGGATGGGGGACATCAGTTGGCTGACTCCCTGCGCGTGTGGACGATAGGCCACAGCGACCGCTCGCTGCCGGAGCTGATCCAGCTGCTGCGGGCGCACTCGATCTCGCTGGTGGTGGACGTGCGCAGCCAGCCCTACAGCCAGTGGGCGCCGCAGTTCAACCGGGAGGCCCTGGCGCGCGGGCTGGAGGCTGCGGACATCGCCTACCGGTACCTGGGGGACGAGCTCGGGGGGCGTGTCGCCGAGGGCAGAGCAGATCTGGAGCTGTGGCTGAGACTGGGTGAGGCTAAGGTAACCGCCATGGAACGGTGCGCTCTGTGGGCCACCAACCGGTCCGACGCCAGGACGGACGCCGCGATTCCCATACCGCGGCCACTGAGGGTCCCGCCTGTCAACCGCGACATGGGTCGGCCACCACATGACTTCTGGGAGCTGCGGGGGAAGGACTCTGGGCTCGCGGTGGAGGCCAGACTGATCCTATGGGGAGCCCATAGTCACGGTGTTGCCACGCGCTTAGCGATGTGAGTGCCGCGGCAGTGCTGTTCAGCGTATGGCAGATGATAGCCGGCACTCCCAGGACACTAGAGAAGCAGCATCCTATCGGGCGACTCTGACGCGGCCAGAACATCCGCGAAGTCTGGTTTGGACTGGCTGGAGGTGGCGACTGAGGAAGATGAAAGGGGAGTCGAGTGCTCCACGTACACAATGGACAGAAGAGAAGATACTGGTTCTGGTCAAGACATATCCCGCGCCGAGCCACAAGTACATAGAGACTTCCTGTATTGCCGGGATTACAGCGGAACATGAATGGCTGCGGCTGTACCCAGTACAATTCCGCATGCTCGACAAGAGATTCAGGAAGTACCAGTGGATCACTGCCAGGATTGTGAAGGACCCTAGCGACCCAAGGCCCGAGAGCCACAAGATCGATCAAGATAGCATAAGGCTAGGGCGCCAAGTCGGCACTCGACGGGACTGGGCTGAACGCTGGAGTTTGGTCCGTCCCTTGGTCGAACCCTCGATGGAGGACCTCTGCTCGAGAGCGCCGCAAGGAAAGCGGTCTCTGGGACTAGTGCGAGTGCGCGAATTCCAGGGTCTTGAGATCCAGCCAGAGGAATGCCCCGATTGGACCGAAGAGGAACTCGCGAAGCTCAGGAGAGAGCAGCTGTCCCTGTTTGGCAGCCACCAAGGACAGCCTCCTATCCTTGAGAAGATGCCCTACGGCTTCTACTACAACTTCCGGTGCGAAGGATTAGGTTGCTCCGGCCATAGGATGAAGGTCCTCGACTGGGAGATCTGCGAGTCGTATCGCAAGTGGCGGCGCGAATACGGCGGTGACTGGGAGAAGCACCTGAGGCAGAAGTTCGAAGCCGAGCTACCACGGAGAGATCTTCATCTCTATGTGGGGACCCTGAGGCGCTTCATGCGCTCCTGGGTGATAGTCGGGCTCTACTATCCGCCGCGCGGGCCGAGTCAGCTGACGATGCTATAGGTGCCTGATTTGCATGCCGTTTCCATCGGCTTGCTGAATCGCTCTGGCAAGGATGGACCGGTGACACTTTGTCGGCTCGCATTCATAGCATAGGAGCGAACACGAGTTCACCCTGGCCAGCCGCAGAACCTCAAGGAGCTCCTGCTCATGAGACGCCAGCGAACGCCGATAGGCGGCGAAGAATGCTGGGTAGTTGCTGTCAGCTCTTAGCTGGCTACGGAGAGGCTTGGGAACGCCCAGGCCTTGCATATGGATATACCTGATTCCGTTGGCTTGCAGAAGGCTGTTAAGCGCGTTCTCTGAGAATCCAGGCTTGCGGCTGCGAGGGTTACTTCGGATGTCAACGACCAGATTCACTCGAGCCTCCAGCAGCACACCAACAAGGCCAGTGGCTGTTCTGCCTTGGTAGCCGATTGTGTAGAGCACTGCATCGTTTGCCATGGCTGTCCCTCGGCAACAATGATGAGGTACTGGCGACGCTCCGCGGCATTCTAGCGCAGCCGCGATTCAGTGCCAAGCTTCCTTCAGGTCAGGAGAAGTACAAGGCGGTGTAGGGCACGGCGAACCCGCCCCTGCTAGCGCTGACGGCCACCGCGCCGGAGCGGGTAAGACGGGACATCGCCGCGCATTTGGGACAGATGCGCGTGATAGCTGGCGATGCCATCAGGCCCAATCTGCGGTTGGAGGTGTGGCGGGTCCGGAACCTGGATGACAAGCTCGGCTGGTTGGTCGCGCTCTGCCGGATGGAGGCAGGGAGTGGCATCGTGTATGTGGACACCCGGGCCCGAGCGGAGGAGTTGGCCGCCCTCCTACGCGGCCAGGGGACGGAGGCACAGCACTACCACGCCGGGATACCGAACCGAGGCCAGGTGCAGGACGACTTCATGGCGGGCCGCACCCGCATCGTAGTCGCCACCGTGGCCTTCGGCTTGGGAATTGACAAGCCGGACATCCGGTTCATCGTTCACTTCGCACCTCCTCCTTCGCTGGAGGCGTACTACCAGGAGGCGGGCCGGGCCGGACGAGATGGGCTACCGGCCCGATGCGTGCTCATGTACAGCCCGGCCGACCGGAGGGTGCTGACTCGCCGGTCCCGACGGGACCGGCTCACCGTCGAGCAACTGCGGGACACACACGCGGCGGTGCGGCGACGGCTGGGCGGGGCATCAGTGGGACGAGTGGCCGAGGCCGACCTGCTACGTGACCTGCAGGTGGACGAACTGACGCTACGAGTGGCTCTGGGATTCCTGGAGCAGGCTGGGCTGCTGCGCCGCGGGTTCGATGTCCCGCGTGCCGCCCGAGTGCGGCTGGATGCCGAGGAGGTGCCGGAAGGCTTAACGCAACTGACCGCCTTCTGCCGGGCCGCCCGGCTGCGCCCGGGGCAGATGCTCAGTCTGGACGTGATGGGGGCGGCGAGGCGGGCGGGCCTTCCGCTGGCGGAGGCTGAGCTCCACCTGGTGCGCTGGGCTGACGAGGGCTGGATTACCTACCGCCCCGCTGGCCGGGACCTGCTTCTGGAGCTGCTGCCCTCGCCGCCCGATGCTCCGGCGCGGGTGCGCGAGCTGCTGGAGCGGCACGCCATGATCCAGGCCCAACGGGTGGACGACATCGCCGCCTATGCCGAGACAAGACGCTGCCGGCACGGCTACGTGGCCCAATACCTGGGCGGAAGGACGGTCAAGCGATGCCAGGCGTGTGACAATTGCCTCGGCGCCTCCACACCGGCTGCCGGCCTTCCCGGAGAGGCAGAGCAGTTGCGGACGGTGCTGGAGTGCGTCGCCGGAGGGCCGTGGAGCTGGGGGCGGGGCAGCCTCATTCGCATCCTGAGGGGAGATCCCAAGGCGCCGGAGCGCGGACGCGAGCAGCCGGGCTTCGGGGCCCTGGCGTTCCGGTCGCGGAGTGCGATCGAAGGCATGCTGGTGCGCCTGGAGGCGGAGGGGTTCCTGGCACGGCGCCAGTTGGCGCATGGCGGTGAGGTGCTCGACCTGACCAGGGCCGGCAGCGAGGCTACGCGTGACCTGGAGATGCTGGAGAGGCTGGTCGAGCCCGCACCGGCGCCGCCTCTGAGCCCGGGCAGAGCCACACCTGAGGGGGACCAGCGGCCGCTCGTGGACGAGGGACTGCTCGGAGCGCTGCGGGCCTGGAGACTGGAGGAGGCGCGGGCCGCCGGTGTGCCGTCGTACTTCATCTTGCACCTGAGCGTACTGCGCGAGATCGCGGCGCGCCGGCCTTCGTCGCTGGAGGAGCTGGGCGCCATCAAGGGAATAGGAAAGGGCAAGCTGGCGCAGTATGGTGAAGCGGTGCTTGGGGTCGTTAGGAGTCACCCTCCGGCCTCTGCTACAATGCAGCACGATGACGAATGAGACCATAGCCGCTGGCATCGCGAGGGGCGAGACCCTGGGGCGACGCGGCGGGCGCGGATGGAGGCTCCGATGCACCATTGGCAGAAGGCATACGAGGTACTGGCTGAGCAACTGGTGACGCAGGGGGTGGACGTCGAGTCCGTCAAGGCTGCGCTCAAGGCCCAACGGATCGAGACGCCCTCCTGGGGCTACGGGGACTCGGGCACCCGCTTCAAGGTGTTCGCCCAGGCCGGGGCGGCGCGGACGCCCTTCGAGAAAGTCGCCGACGCAGCTCAGGTGCACCGATTCACCGGCGTTTGCCCTACGGTGGCCTTGCACATCCCCTGGGATATGGTGGACGACTTCGGAGAGCTGAAAAGCTACGCCGAGAACCTGGGGATGAGGCTGGGCGCCATCAATCCCAACCTCTTCCAGGAGGACGAGTACAAGCTGGGCAGCCTAGCCCACCCGGACGAAGCCGTGCGCCAGAAGGCAGTCGAGCACGTGCTCGAGTGCACGCGGATCGCGCAAGAGGTCGAGTCCGGCATCATAAGCTTGTGGTTGGCGGACGGCACCAACTACCCGGGCCAGGACAGCATCCGGGGGCGGAAGAGGCGGCTGGAAGCGTCTCTGGTGGAGATCTATCAGAGCCTGCCCGCCCGGCAGCGGCTGCTGATCGAGTACAAGTTCTACGAGCCTGCCTTCTACCTCACCGACATCCCCGACTGGGGCACCGCCTACGCGCTCTCGCTCAGGTTGGGCCAGCGAGCCCAGGTGCTGGTGGACCTGGGGCACCACCCGCTGGGCACCAACGTAGAGCAGATCGTGGCCTTCCTTCTGGACGAGGGCAAACTGGGAGGGTTCCACTTCAATGCCCGCAAGTACGGCGACGATGACCTCACCACCGGGTCCATCAATCCCTACGAGCTGTTCCTCATCTACAGCGAGCTGGTCGACGCCGAGCGCGATCCTGCCGTGGACATGGATGTGGCCTACATGATCGACCAGTCCCACAACGTCAAGCCCAAGATCGAGGCCATGATCCAGTCGGTGGTGCAGATCCAGGAGGCCTACGCCAAGGCGCTGCTGGTGGATAGGGAAGCGCTGGCGGAGCACCAGCAGGCGGGCAACATCGTGGCCGCGGAGGAGACGCTGCGGGCGGCCTATGACACGGACGTACGCCCACTTCTGGCACAGGTGAGGGTGGAAATGGGGCTGGAACCCGATCCGCTGGCGGCGTACCGGGCGAGCGGCTACCAGGAGCGCATCGCCAAGGAGCGCGGGACGGCGGGGGGCGGATCAGGGTACCAGGGGGCGTAGTTGGGGCGCGCGGCGGCGCCTATTGCGCAGTGACAGGCGCCGTAAGCGGGTGCTCCGGGCCGGACGGGGCATTGCGTGGGACGGTCCGTCGCGCCGACATCTGGGACTCTGCGTGGCGCCTCCTACTGCACCGGTCTTAGCTCGTCCAGTATCAGTAGCGACAGCCCGGTGGTCCTTGGCAGCCTATGATCGTTGGTGAGGAAGTGAGTCGCTCCGCCCTGGAGCGCTGTTGCCATCTGAATGGCATCTGGCGTCCTTATGCCCCATTCGGCGCGCAAGCGAGCAGCCATCTCCGCCGTGGAGCTTGTCACCGGTAGGGTGGTGAGGCCGTCGGCGTGGAGAAGGATGTCGCGGTACTCGCTCGCGAGGCGCTGGTCCCCGTGGCGCAGCGGCTGAACCAGCACCTCGATCAAGCTCACGACTGAGGTGACGGCATCGAGCTCGTGGCGGTCGAGAGCGGCAAAGAAGGGGCGCACCACACCCATGTAGTCGGGGTGTCTCTGTATGAAGTAGATGAACACAGAGGTATCGAGCCCGACCACGTCGCCCCGCAATGGCTCTAGCCAGTCCACGAATCGCGCTCCTTGTCGACGTAATCCTGTGCGACCACCCTGGCCCATACTTGCTGGCCGAGCCCTTCCAGCTCCAGAACACTGCGCCGTCTGTCAGCGTGGACGTCCCGGCGGGCCAGGGCTGCCAGCTCTTCGATCAGCCGGAGCCGCTCGTCAGGCTGAAGCAGACGCGCCTGTCTCAACGCTTCACGGTACGCCACCGAATCGCCTGCGCCCATTTGATGCCAGCCTCTAGAGGTTTACACCAGAGTATGACAACCGCCACCCGCTGGCAAGGGCCGACACGGAAGCCTGGCCGCGTCTCTCTTGCTCGCCGGACGGACCGTCTGCCGCTTCAGGCCCCTGGAGGCGATGCCCTCGGTGAAAGCGCTTGGTTGGAGGCCCGGCCGAGTGCCAGGCCAGCGGGCCGGTGGCCACGCTGAACGCACGGCCGCAGATGGCAAGCCAGCTTGGCTAGGAGCGACCGGCAGGCGGCCGCTTGCCGCCAGTGCGTGCTCGCAGCCACTCCACAGCACCAGGCGTTTTCCGCCAGAGGTTGAGGCTATCCGCCGCGTAGAGCACGGCCTCACTCTCCTCCCCTGGGGTGTACCCGGCCGGCAAGTGCGGGGGGATCCGTTTCCTGCCCGTAAGATACGCGGGGACATGCGGGTTCATCCGCAGCGCCGCCCTAAGCAGCCTGTCAGCCTTCGGGCTGGGGCCACGGCGGAAGGCAAGCAAGGCAGCGCCATAGCTCCACTCGGCACTCCAGTCGTCCGTGTACTGGTTCAGGAGGGCCTGGGCTTCGTCGTCCCGGCCCAGGTTGAGGAGCAAGGGCAGCAGCAGATACCGGATGCCCTGATTGTCGCCTGGGTTCAGGCGAAGCAGCTCGCGGTAGTTGGCGATCGCCTCATCGCTGCGGCCAAGATACTCCTGCACGCCGGCCAGACCGGCCAGGGCCCGCATGAACGGCCGTGTCTCGAGGATTCCCCAGAAGTGGCCCAAGTTCTCGGGATCGCGGAAGAAGGCCTCGCCGAGAGCGCGCCGGCCGGCTGCTACTCCCGCCTCGTACATGGCCATCGCCTCGTCGGCGGTTTCGGCTGTGTTCTCGGCTAGGATGACATAGGCGTCGGCGCAGTCGGGCGAGAGTTCCAGGGCCTGGCGTGCCAGGGCGACCCTACGCTCCGGGTCTTGCTCCTCCCAGGCCCGGTAGATCAGTTCCTGTGCCTTCGCCACGGCCTCACCGATCAAGCTTCCCGCTCCCAGATCGGCCACTGCCTGGGCGAGATGTCCCTCGATAGCGCGACGGTCGAAGGCCAAGGC
Coding sequences within it:
- the rhaI gene encoding L-rhamnose isomerase — encoded protein: MHHWQKAYEVLAEQLVTQGVDVESVKAALKAQRIETPSWGYGDSGTRFKVFAQAGAARTPFEKVADAAQVHRFTGVCPTVALHIPWDMVDDFGELKSYAENLGMRLGAINPNLFQEDEYKLGSLAHPDEAVRQKAVEHVLECTRIAQEVESGIISLWLADGTNYPGQDSIRGRKRRLEASLVEIYQSLPARQRLLIEYKFYEPAFYLTDIPDWGTAYALSLRLGQRAQVLVDLGHHPLGTNVEQIVAFLLDEGKLGGFHFNARKYGDDDLTTGSINPYELFLIYSELVDAERDPAVDMDVAYMIDQSHNVKPKIEAMIQSVVQIQEAYAKALLVDREALAEHQQAGNIVAAEETLRAAYDTDVRPLLAQVRVEMGLEPDPLAAYRASGYQERIAKERGTAGGGSGYQGA
- a CDS encoding DUF488 domain-containing protein translates to MANDAVLYTIGYQGRTATGLVGVLLEARVNLVVDIRSNPRSRKPGFSENALNSLLQANGIRYIHMQGLGVPKPLRSQLRADSNYPAFFAAYRRSLASHEQELLEVLRLARVNSCSLLCYECEPTKCHRSILARAIQQADGNGMQIRHL
- a CDS encoding PIN domain-containing protein — encoded protein: MDWLEPLRGDVVGLDTSVFIYFIQRHPDYMGVVRPFFAALDRHELDAVTSVVSLIEVLVQPLRHGDQRLASEYRDILLHADGLTTLPVTSSTAEMAARLRAEWGIRTPDAIQMATALQGGATHFLTNDHRLPRTTGLSLLILDELRPVQ
- a CDS encoding DUF488 domain-containing protein — encoded protein: MADSLRVWTIGHSDRSLPELIQLLRAHSISLVVDVRSQPYSQWAPQFNREALARGLEAADIAYRYLGDELGGRVAEGRADLELWLRLGEAKVTAMERCALWATNRSDARTDAAIPIPRPLRVPPVNRDMGRPPHDFWELRGKDSGLAVEARLILWGAHSHGVATRLAM
- a CDS encoding HIT family protein; the encoded protein is MPSTTYRAECVFCRIIAGEAPASVVYRDDRTLAFMDINPITRGHTLVVPVEHWENLYDLPDEDSSALMLVGAKVARAAKRALSASGVNLWMANERPAGQVVMHAHLHVIPRYPGDGFRIQALGRARGDRSYLDEVAAGLREALERMQDG